The Terriglobus roseus sequence GTACGCCATTCAAGCGGACGGCTCGCGCAACGAGCTGTACCTGGGCGGCAGTACCCTGCAAACCTTCACCTACGCAAGTGGCGGCCTTACCAGCAAGTACAGCGGCAGCTACAACAGCAGCTATATCGCAACCTCGGGCTATGACGAGATGCAGCTTGCGACACCGAAGCTGTTCACGGACTATGGCCGTGTTCTGGATCCGGAGTCGGGGTCCTTGCTTGGGACTTTCATGAACGGCACGTACGCCGCAAGCGGACCGAGTCTGTATGACGCGGCCCTGTCGAAGTTCTATGTGCTCGATACGCCTTCCAGCTCCTGCTGCTCCTATAGCCAGATCCAGGTATTCAACCCGGCGAACTATACGGACCTGAATACACCGATCGCGATCAATGTGCCGAGCTCGATCTACAACGCGGCAAATCAGTACGTCTCGCTGAATCCTCATCGCCTGGTGCGTTGGGGTGTCAATGGTCTTGCCCTGCACACCAAGGCTGGAGTGTTCTCGCTGCAATCCAACTCCGTGAAGGATCTGTCTGCCACGTCGGCGGATCTTTCGGTCACGCTGTCTGCCAGTGGTGGCATCACCACCGGCAGCACGGCCACTTACATCGCAACGATCAAGAACACAGGGCCTTCAGCCGCGACGGATGTCGCTCTCGTTCTGCAAGCTCCGTCGACTGGCGTTCTGCAGTCTGCAGTTAGCTCCGTCGGTGCCTGCCCCTCGCTAAGCGGCTGCATCCTCGGCACACTGGCCAAGAATGGCACTGCAACCGTCACCATCACAGTGCTGCAGACCACCGCAGGAACCGCCAGCCTTGCGGCGCAGGTGCGCGGCTCTTCAACCGACCCTTCGACTAGTGACAACTCCGCCAGCGCGGCCATCACGGTCACGGGCACAACCTACAACCTCGCCCCCGCCCTCGTATCGCTTAGCCCGTCGACCATCCGGGTGGGCGGTGGCGACACCACGATCACCGTCACCGGTTCGAACTTCACCTCTGCATCCACGGTCAATCTCGGTGCCACACCGTTGACCACAACGTTCCTCAGCACCACGCAATTGACAGCTACTATCCCGTCCGCAAATCTGTCTTCCCTTGGCTGGGCGCCGGTATCAGTGACCTCCCCGGCTCCTGGCGGCGGATCGACCGCTTCGTTGCCACTGACGATCTACAACGTCCTTACGGTCGGCCTGAAGCACGTCGTATACGAGCCCTACACGCGCAAGCTGATCGCCAGCGTATCGTCGGGCTCCAGCACTGTTACAGGAAGCTCGCTGGTCACACTGGACCCTGCGACTGGAACCTTTGGCACACCGGTGACGCTCAGCAACGCACCGAATCAGCTCGCTCTATCCGACTCCGGGAAGACCCTGTGGGCTACCCTGGGAAGCACGAACACAAACACTCAGGCGCCCTCAACCCTGGAGCGGGTCGATCTCACCAAAACGACGTCGGACGCTTACACCACGGTCACGGTTCCAAATTCCATGTCTTATTCACCCTCCATCGTCCCCATGGTCGCAATCCAACCTGGAACGGAAGACACGCTGGCAATGGCGCCAACCTCGTATGGAAACATCGGGATCTACGACTACGCCGCATCGTCCAACACGCTGGCGGTCCGGGCGAATGCCAACTCGCTCTACAACTACAGCTCTTGCAACGTCTTCCTGGATCCTGCGAACCTGCTGACTGTTTACTACGGCTGGTATGACTTCCCGGTCAGCAGTGCCGGAATCGGTACCGTGAAGACGATTTCGACCAGCAGCTACGGATGCTTCCGGCTGTACGGGGCACAGGCCTATCTGTCGACAGGCCAGATCTACGCTGTGACCCCGACGAGCGCGACGCAGACCGGCGCCTTCACCCTGCCGAGCACTTCCTCTTATTCTTCCAACGGATTGCCCGCACTCTCCGTGGATGCCTCACTGAAGACGGCGTTCTACCCGGTGAATACCTTGCCGAATTCCTCGTTTGGGTATGTCGACGGATTGGGATCTTACGACACACAGAGCTATCTGCGAACCGGCTTATTGCCTCTCAACATCCCCGGGACAGAAGGGTCTGCCTACTACAACATCGCGATCAATGATGTTGTGCGGTGGGGGCAGGACGGCTTGGCAGTGGTGACCGACTCCGGTCACATCTACCTGCTACGCGGACCGTTTGTGGTGCCGCAGGAGTTGAACACCAACACGGCGGCCGTGCTGACCTCAAGCTCCATCACAACCGTTACGCATGGCGCCAGCAACACGTTGCTAACGCTGACCGGCAGCAACTTTGTGCCGGGCGTCGCAGTCACCTGGAACGGCAGCTATCGCACCACGACCATCGTGGATGCGACGCATGTCACGGTCGCCATTCCGGCTTCGGATCTGGCGGCAGCTGGCAGCGGCTCACTGGTTGCCACGAATCCGGGTGCAGGCGCATCGTCCTCACTGACCATCTCGATCCAATAGCCGGGCGCACACGTGTCGGAAGCGATGGGGGCCACTCAAACTGAGTGGCCCCCATCGCTGACTGGAGATGCTGACCAGAGTGGTGGGCACGACGGTGTGGATCGTTCAGACTTTAACGAATGGGTTTTGTTATGCGGATACTGTGTCGCTTTCTCGTGGTATCTCTGTGCCTAACTTCTCTTACTCCGGGCTGCTCGGCGGAGGTCAAGTCTGACCCGAAGGCAATGGCTGTGCTGCAGCAGGCACGGGAGCTTTCGAACCTGCATCAGCCCGGCACGGCTTCGTTCCGGTTGCAGGCTTCTTTCGAGACCTATGATTTCAACGGCGTTCCGGACGGCAAAGGCGTTCTGTCAGAGACGTATTTGCTGGATGGTCCTTGGCAGCGATCAATTCTCTACCGTGACAAGCGCTCCGTGGTGACGAGCGTAGATGGCAAAGTTCGCCAGATCACTGACAGGGGTTATCAGACGACGTTCGCAATGACACGCGTGCTGGACAAGCTGTTCACGCCGGTGCCTCCGGCGGCAGAGATGAGCAGCTACACCTACAGGATGACGTCGGAGAAAGCAGGCAAGCTCTCCCTGCGCTGCGTGGTGGCCTCGCTGCCTTATAGGGGCGTGACCGTCAGTGTGGCGCCAAATGCGGTCTACTGCGTTGACGCAGATCCGGCGATCATCCGCCTGGTTCAGGGACACAATGGGCTGGTCTTCGCCTTCAATCGCATCCTTCGTTTTGGATCTGTGTATCTTCCCGGCGACATCACGATGATGGAAAAGGGGAAGATGCGCGCGCACGTTCACGTGGACGGCATTGTGGCCGTGCCAACACTTAAGGCAGACGACATGAACCTGCCGGCGGCGGATACGGGCGGCCCTAAGCAGATCGAGGCTAACGTGATCGCCGGCAGTGTTCTTCGTAAAGTGCAGCCGAAGTATCCCGAAGAAGCGAAGCAGCGCCATATTCAAGGCAATGTGGTTCTCCACGCCATCATTAGCAAGGATGGTGCCATACGCGATCTGGAACTGATCTCCGCCCCGGACGATTCGCTAGCGGATGCGGCCATGGATGCGGTGCGGCAGTGGAAGTACTCGCCTTACCTGCTGGCAGGTGCTCCTGTGGAAGTCGACACCACGATTACGGT is a genomic window containing:
- a CDS encoding beta strand repeat-containing protein produces the protein MKHFFARPAASLCLIAFVLPVSLLGCASGSGGGSSNTTTTTTTPTTTTLSVSAVSPTDVPVGSNDTTVVVTGTGFTTSSVISLNNLAETTTFVSSTEVHAVVPSAQLKTGAVLSVSVANGSTVAKLDPAVAALSVDNPVPSLTLVAPTAVLMGSTAASITVTGTNFVPGVALSVNGSPRTTTFVSDTQLTAALTADDFATARSLPLNVINPKPGGGTSGTSALTVTNPLPSLTSLSLTSIVQGSAPPTLTLTGSNFVATSTVLVNGAVHSSTYVGPTKLTVTLSSADLTNATTLPIAVANPVPGGGTSASLPFVVIARLTSPSIYSVVPGSFYSGMGDTTINVFGTGLAATSTLQWNGAIIASTYSTGTVYVNGYAYTSGPHLTGVIPANLLATAGNAAVTVTTSTYPTPTSNTLTVTIADPPAPTITSLSPNYVPINTSATVAIYGTGFTSRSTATFNGLPLPVTYNSSGYLTATIPAGAIAFPGNGSIQVSTAAPGGGTSASSLLTAYVPVVSNNMVYNAVNGLLYLSIPSAGSTVSGNSIVSMDPATGALGTPIYVGSEPGAMTISDDGKSLWVALNGTNAVRKVDLLAGVAGAQFSLSALGNSSTNLISAMLVLPGTTDSVAITNSYQLGLYDGGVLRGTAVGVNSAYAIQADGSRNELYLGGSTLQTFTYASGGLTSKYSGSYNSSYIATSGYDEMQLATPKLFTDYGRVLDPESGSLLGTFMNGTYAASGPSLYDAALSKFYVLDTPSSSCCSYSQIQVFNPANYTDLNTPIAINVPSSIYNAANQYVSLNPHRLVRWGVNGLALHTKAGVFSLQSNSVKDLSATSADLSVTLSASGGITTGSTATYIATIKNTGPSAATDVALVLQAPSTGVLQSAVSSVGACPSLSGCILGTLAKNGTATVTITVLQTTAGTASLAAQVRGSSTDPSTSDNSASAAITVTGTTYNLAPALVSLSPSTIRVGGGDTTITVTGSNFTSASTVNLGATPLTTTFLSTTQLTATIPSANLSSLGWAPVSVTSPAPGGGSTASLPLTIYNVLTVGLKHVVYEPYTRKLIASVSSGSSTVTGSSLVTLDPATGTFGTPVTLSNAPNQLALSDSGKTLWATLGSTNTNTQAPSTLERVDLTKTTSDAYTTVTVPNSMSYSPSIVPMVAIQPGTEDTLAMAPTSYGNIGIYDYAASSNTLAVRANANSLYNYSSCNVFLDPANLLTVYYGWYDFPVSSAGIGTVKTISTSSYGCFRLYGAQAYLSTGQIYAVTPTSATQTGAFTLPSTSSYSSNGLPALSVDASLKTAFYPVNTLPNSSFGYVDGLGSYDTQSYLRTGLLPLNIPGTEGSAYYNIAINDVVRWGQDGLAVVTDSGHIYLLRGPFVVPQELNTNTAAVLTSSSITTVTHGASNTLLTLTGSNFVPGVAVTWNGSYRTTTIVDATHVTVAIPASDLAAAGSGSLVATNPGAGASSSLTISIQ
- a CDS encoding energy transducer TonB, with protein sequence MLQQARELSNLHQPGTASFRLQASFETYDFNGVPDGKGVLSETYLLDGPWQRSILYRDKRSVVTSVDGKVRQITDRGYQTTFAMTRVLDKLFTPVPPAAEMSSYTYRMTSEKAGKLSLRCVVASLPYRGVTVSVAPNAVYCVDADPAIIRLVQGHNGLVFAFNRILRFGSVYLPGDITMMEKGKMRAHVHVDGIVAVPTLKADDMNLPAADTGGPKQIEANVIAGSVLRKVQPKYPEEAKQRHIQGNVVLHAIISKDGAIRDLELISAPDDSLADAAMDAVRQWKYSPYLLAGAPVEVDTTITVNFFFG